In Mytilus galloprovincialis chromosome 1, xbMytGall1.hap1.1, whole genome shotgun sequence, the following are encoded in one genomic region:
- the LOC143047915 gene encoding uncharacterized protein LOC143047915: MISTIVAVSTLLIQGFVPLHADTIVNLSATSNDNRCGETIDISPENGSSVFAAGKVPNGHCTLYFRATEHKDYLCKKFCVTFRKKSFNVCDVKVKIAAVDFDNTGDLTKTYDCWHWNAFDNAWCPVTNKLQMDVLESDPFHSDIKLNNSYEFSVDITPVCAKVKHLVKKTVSNFNSKRDDRMKQIKIEGIIVGVCLACIFLVLLVVMYMYYKSKPTNNTPEETEGKQRQGHILSNIRHRLMNRRKSNIVCIENETFDKYVEVKQTDDDDEIDGDSQSTLQLKNVPGTSDKDSSV; this comes from the exons ATGATATCGACAATTGTTGCAGTCTCTACGTTGCTCATACAGGGCTTTGTGCCTTTGCATGCAGATACTATTG TAAACCTAAGTGCTACATCCAATGACAATAGATGTGGAGAAACAATTGATATTAGCCCCGAAAATGGTTCGTCTGTATTTGCTGCAGGAAAAGTCCCCAATGGTCACTGTACCCTATATTTTAGGGCTACAGAACATAAGGATTATTTGTGTAAAAAATTCTGTGTAACATTTAGGAAAAAGTCATTCAATGTTTGCGATGTAAAAGTAAAAATAGCAGCTGTTGATTTTGACAACACCGGAGACTTGACCAAG accTATGATTGTTGGCATTGGAATGCATTCGACAATGCCTGGTGTCCTGTCACGAATAAGTTACAGATGGACGTACTTGAAAGTGATCCGTTTCATTCCGACATCAAGTTGAATAACTCCTATGAGTTTTCTGTAGATATCACACCAGTATGCGCAAAAGTCAAACATCTAGTTAAAAAAACGG TTTCAAATTTCAATTCAAAAAGAGATGACAGAATGAAACAGATAAAGATTGAAGGGATTATTGTTGGTGTTTGTCTGGCCTGTATCTTCTTGGTTCTGTTAGTAGTAATGTATATGTATTACAAATCTAAACCTACAAACAACACACCCGAAGAAACCGAAGGAAAGCAAAGGCAGG GTCACATATTATCAAATATAAGGCACAGACTCATGAATAGACGAAAATCTAACATTGTCTGCATCGAAAACGAAACGTTCGATAAGTACGTAGAGGTCAAACAGactgatgatgatgatgaaattGACGGAGACAGCCAATCAACACTGCAACTGAAAAACGTACCAGGAACAAGTGACAAAGACAGCTCtgtttag